From Microbacterium pseudoresistens, the proteins below share one genomic window:
- a CDS encoding heavy-metal-associated domain-containing protein: protein MTTNEYRVTGMTCGHCEMSIREEVGELEGVADIQVSAETGRLTVSSDGSIDDAQVLAAVEEAGYTAVRV from the coding sequence ATGACGACGAACGAGTACCGGGTGACGGGCATGACCTGCGGGCACTGCGAGATGTCGATCCGCGAAGAGGTCGGTGAGCTCGAGGGAGTCGCAGACATCCAGGTCAGCGCGGAGACCGGCAGGCTGACTGTCAGCTCGGATGGCTCGATCGACGACGCGCAGGTGCTCGCTGCCGTCGAAGAGGCGGGCTACACCGCGGTGCGGGTCTGA
- a CDS encoding ArsR/SmtB family transcription factor, protein MSMNVERLAVLDDAATAAYAHLFQALADPTRLSIVQHLSAGEHRVRDLVDHMGLAQSTVSKHVGFLLECGLAAMRPEGRSTWYSLSDTPRLRRLIAVAEEMLDTTGNHFELCTHLRLPHEHSVPAALGQAALLAPHEERSPDRQTGEHARETDDR, encoded by the coding sequence ATGTCGATGAATGTCGAACGCCTCGCCGTTCTGGACGACGCAGCGACCGCCGCGTACGCACACCTGTTCCAGGCGCTTGCCGATCCCACCAGGCTGTCCATCGTGCAGCACCTCTCCGCGGGCGAGCATCGTGTGCGAGACCTGGTCGATCACATGGGACTTGCGCAGTCGACCGTGAGCAAGCATGTCGGGTTCCTGCTCGAGTGCGGGCTCGCAGCCATGCGACCCGAAGGTCGATCGACCTGGTACTCCCTGTCGGACACCCCTCGCCTGCGTCGACTCATCGCCGTCGCCGAAGAGATGCTCGACACCACGGGGAATCACTTCGAGTTGTGCACCCACCTCCGACTTCCCCACGAACACTCCGTCCCGGCCGCACTCGGCCAGGCAGCCCTACTGGCGCCGCACGAGGAGCGTTCTCCAGATCGCCAGACAGGTGAGCACGCCCGCGAGACTGACGACCGATAG
- a CDS encoding MFS transporter: protein MLAVLRNRIYRRLFTAHCVGLIGTGILTVALGLLAYDIAGGDAGAILGVAMMVKMVAYVFLTPVLSALTSRFRSKQVLVFADVLRAATALLLPFVTEAWQIYVLIFVLQSASALFTPALQALIPDVVPDETQYTYALAMTRLSYDAESLVSPMIAAALLVVMDFNLLFLGTTVGFVVSALIIVRTAVPEHGGMLVRSFRRRLLEGVLAFVQRRELRGLLGLNLALSASTSVVVVTTVLVVKDDLGGGSSDVALLLACFGTGSLTTALIAPRLVRRWPDYSVMFFCVAPMPVVLLSVGASLIFVPVGTLHWLVPCLWVLFGLFTSAVVTLSGRLLRRFSTEGSRNAIFSGYFSLSHGFLLVMYPSVGALSARFGVGPTAIVLSVVSLAGVLTCLAIWRTLLVRRQ from the coding sequence ATGCTGGCCGTCCTCCGCAACCGGATCTACCGGCGACTGTTCACCGCGCACTGCGTCGGTCTGATCGGCACGGGCATCCTGACCGTGGCCCTCGGTCTGCTCGCGTACGACATCGCCGGAGGAGATGCGGGTGCCATCCTCGGCGTCGCGATGATGGTGAAGATGGTCGCCTATGTCTTCTTGACCCCGGTGCTGTCCGCGTTGACCTCGCGCTTCAGGAGCAAACAGGTGCTGGTCTTCGCGGATGTCCTGCGTGCCGCAACCGCGCTGCTCCTTCCGTTCGTCACGGAGGCGTGGCAGATCTATGTATTGATCTTCGTGCTGCAGAGCGCATCCGCACTGTTCACGCCCGCGCTCCAAGCGCTGATCCCCGACGTCGTTCCCGATGAGACGCAGTACACCTACGCGCTCGCAATGACGCGCCTCAGCTACGACGCGGAGTCGCTCGTCAGCCCCATGATCGCCGCCGCGCTCCTCGTCGTCATGGATTTCAACCTGCTGTTCCTGGGAACGACCGTCGGTTTCGTCGTCTCGGCGTTGATCATCGTGCGCACGGCGGTTCCCGAACACGGCGGCATGCTCGTCAGGTCATTCCGCCGCAGGCTCCTGGAAGGCGTCCTCGCGTTCGTGCAGCGACGTGAACTGCGGGGGCTGCTCGGGTTGAACCTGGCACTGTCCGCCTCGACGTCCGTCGTCGTCGTGACGACGGTCCTCGTCGTCAAGGACGATCTCGGCGGCGGGTCGAGTGATGTCGCGCTCCTGCTCGCCTGCTTCGGCACAGGGTCGCTGACGACAGCCCTCATCGCGCCGCGACTGGTGCGCCGGTGGCCCGACTACAGTGTCATGTTCTTCTGCGTCGCCCCGATGCCGGTGGTGCTCCTTTCGGTGGGCGCGTCCCTGATCTTCGTGCCTGTGGGAACCCTGCACTGGCTTGTGCCCTGCCTCTGGGTGCTGTTCGGGCTGTTCACCTCAGCGGTCGTCACACTGTCCGGAAGGCTGCTGCGACGTTTCTCGACGGAGGGATCGCGCAACGCGATCTTCAGCGGATACTTCTCGCTCTCCCATGGCTTTCTGCTGGTCATGTACCCCTCCGTGGGCGCCCTGAGCGCCAGGTTCGGGGTCGGTCCGACGGCGATCGTGCTATCGGTCGTCAGTCTCGCGGGCGTGCTCACCTGTCTGGCGATCTGGAGAACGCTCCTCGTGCGGCGCCAGTAG
- a CDS encoding IclR family transcriptional regulator, which translates to MTEPKNNSLVGVERTLSVLEAFLQRSSWGLSDLARHLELNKAVVYRIVRSLEQRGFVEQPEERGAYVLGPAAVALGRSVKNRSLATVARRHLVRTAESTGEVTLLYSLRGHRYLCVDRLDMNSATEVTVEVGDTVGLHAGAGRSILAFQDDRFVDEVLAAPLSRYTNRTPNDPKQIRELLAGIRRTGHCVSAGEITPETVGVSAPVRDDKGRVRYAVCISVDAPGDQVDPLRLDYLVGAVVDTAASISQSLGYQEEHPLEERL; encoded by the coding sequence ATGACCGAGCCGAAGAACAACTCGCTGGTGGGTGTCGAGCGCACCCTGTCGGTGCTGGAGGCCTTTCTGCAGCGGTCGAGCTGGGGGCTGAGTGACCTCGCCCGGCACCTGGAGCTCAACAAGGCGGTGGTGTACCGGATCGTCCGTTCCCTGGAACAGCGTGGATTCGTCGAACAACCGGAAGAGCGGGGAGCGTACGTGCTCGGGCCGGCAGCGGTTGCGCTCGGGCGTTCGGTCAAGAATCGCTCGCTGGCCACCGTGGCGCGCCGGCATCTCGTTCGCACGGCCGAGAGCACGGGAGAGGTGACGCTGCTCTACTCTCTGCGCGGTCACCGGTATCTGTGCGTGGACCGTCTCGACATGAACAGCGCCACGGAGGTGACGGTCGAGGTCGGCGATACGGTCGGCCTGCACGCCGGCGCCGGCCGATCGATCTTGGCATTCCAAGACGATCGGTTCGTGGACGAGGTGCTGGCTGCGCCGCTGAGTCGGTACACCAACAGAACCCCCAACGATCCGAAGCAGATCCGAGAACTGCTGGCCGGCATCCGCCGCACCGGGCACTGTGTGAGCGCGGGCGAGATCACGCCGGAGACGGTGGGCGTCTCCGCGCCGGTCCGCGATGACAAGGGACGGGTGCGGTACGCGGTGTGCATCAGCGTCGATGCGCCCGGTGATCAGGTGGACCCGCTCCGCCTCGACTATCTGGTCGGCGCGGTCGTCGACACGGCCGCATCCATCTCGCAGAGCCTCGGGTACCAGGAGGAGCATCCGCTCGAAGAGCGGCTCTGA
- a CDS encoding aminotransferase class V-fold PLP-dependent enzyme, whose amino-acid sequence MSDGVGSASLIDVAAVRADTRGIPGVIHFNNAGCALPPRIVTDVQKEYLDQEERLGGYETREAFSDRIDAVYASLATLVGASPDEIALADSATRAWDMVFYGLELAAGDRILTCRSEYGGNAIAYLHRARMSGVEIVVIDDDATGQIDLDRLQKELEVPRTRLVAMNHIPTQGGLINPAERVGGLCREAGVPFLLDACQSVGQLDLSVDLLQCDVLTGTGRKFLRGPRGTGFAYVRAESMELFAPAFLDGRSAVWLGADEYELAPTAIRYETWEKNYANLLGLGAAVDYALSLGMSGIESRVLALGSRLRDSLAEVPRVRLADQGERQCGIVSFTVDGVAPDDVMTTLRRMRLNVSVSRARSSRWDLPRRGLASVVRASAHYYNSSEDIEALVSALSDIQG is encoded by the coding sequence GTGTCTGACGGGGTCGGGAGCGCCTCGCTCATCGACGTGGCTGCCGTGCGCGCAGACACGAGGGGGATTCCGGGCGTCATCCATTTCAACAACGCGGGATGCGCGTTGCCGCCGCGAATCGTCACCGATGTGCAGAAGGAGTACCTCGACCAGGAGGAGAGACTCGGCGGATACGAGACGCGCGAGGCGTTCAGCGATCGTATCGATGCCGTGTATGCGTCTTTAGCGACGCTCGTCGGCGCATCACCGGATGAGATCGCGCTCGCCGACAGCGCGACGAGGGCGTGGGACATGGTGTTCTACGGACTCGAGCTGGCCGCGGGCGACCGGATCCTGACCTGCCGGTCCGAGTATGGAGGAAACGCGATCGCCTATCTCCATCGCGCGCGCATGAGCGGAGTGGAGATCGTCGTCATCGATGACGATGCGACGGGTCAGATCGACCTCGACCGGCTGCAGAAGGAACTGGAGGTTCCGCGGACGCGGCTGGTGGCGATGAATCACATTCCGACCCAGGGCGGGCTGATCAATCCGGCCGAGCGCGTGGGAGGGCTCTGCCGAGAGGCGGGAGTTCCGTTCCTGCTCGATGCCTGCCAATCCGTCGGGCAACTGGATCTTTCCGTCGACCTTCTCCAGTGCGACGTGCTCACCGGCACGGGCCGGAAGTTCCTCCGCGGGCCGCGCGGCACAGGGTTCGCGTATGTCCGCGCGGAGTCGATGGAGCTGTTCGCTCCGGCCTTCCTCGACGGACGATCGGCGGTGTGGCTGGGCGCGGACGAATATGAGCTGGCGCCAACGGCGATCCGCTATGAGACCTGGGAGAAGAACTACGCCAATCTCCTCGGTCTCGGGGCTGCCGTCGATTACGCCCTCTCGTTGGGGATGAGCGGAATCGAGTCGCGCGTGCTCGCTCTCGGGAGCCGGTTGCGCGATAGCCTGGCCGAGGTGCCTCGAGTGAGGCTTGCCGATCAGGGCGAGCGACAGTGCGGGATCGTCTCCTTCACCGTCGACGGAGTCGCCCCGGACGACGTCATGACCACGTTGAGGCGCATGCGCCTCAACGTGAGCGTGTCGAGGGCACGGTCGTCGCGCTGGGATCTGCCGCGACGCGGCCTCGCCAGCGTCGTCAGAGCGTCTGCGCACTACTACAACTCATCGGAGGACATCGAGGCGCTGGTTTCAGCGCTCTCCGATATCCAGGGATAG
- a CDS encoding amino acid ABC transporter ATP-binding protein — protein sequence MNEPFIELSGIHKSFGKVEVLKGVDYAVERGSVSCLIGPSGSGKSTLLRCINSLEQPELGEIRVDGVLMGKATRRGHYRVLDEKEIAGQRASIGMVFQQFNLFPHMTALENVTVAPRWVKRESRAETKRRGMELLERVSLGSRAGHYPAELSGGQQQRVAIARALSMQPKVLLFDEPTSALDPELVGEVLAVMKDLARAGMTMIVVTHEMAFAHDVADHVAFMDGGVIVEEGHPRDVLDSPRTERAKDFLNRV from the coding sequence ATGAACGAACCATTCATCGAACTCAGCGGCATCCACAAGAGCTTCGGCAAGGTCGAAGTGCTCAAGGGCGTCGATTACGCGGTGGAGCGGGGCAGTGTGAGCTGCCTCATCGGTCCCTCGGGGTCGGGGAAGTCCACCTTGCTGCGCTGCATCAACAGTCTGGAGCAGCCCGAGCTCGGAGAGATTCGCGTCGACGGCGTCCTGATGGGCAAGGCCACCCGCCGCGGACACTACCGTGTGCTCGACGAGAAGGAGATCGCGGGACAGCGTGCGTCGATCGGCATGGTGTTCCAGCAGTTCAACCTGTTCCCCCACATGACGGCCTTGGAGAACGTCACGGTGGCACCCCGGTGGGTGAAGCGCGAGAGTCGCGCCGAGACGAAACGGCGGGGGATGGAACTCCTCGAGCGCGTGAGTCTGGGCTCTCGTGCCGGTCATTACCCGGCGGAGCTCTCCGGCGGGCAGCAGCAGAGAGTCGCCATCGCGCGGGCACTGTCGATGCAGCCCAAAGTCCTGCTGTTCGACGAACCGACGTCTGCTCTCGATCCTGAACTGGTCGGCGAAGTGCTCGCGGTGATGAAGGATCTCGCCCGTGCCGGCATGACGATGATCGTGGTCACGCACGAGATGGCTTTCGCGCACGATGTCGCCGACCACGTCGCGTTCATGGACGGTGGAGTGATCGTGGAGGAGGGGCATCCGCGTGACGTGCTGGATTCGCCCCGGACCGAGCGTGCGAAGGACTTCCTGAATCGTGTCTGA
- a CDS encoding amino acid ABC transporter permease: MTTSELRAFPSPGGGKLIRKLPGPWSYVAAVVVLFFAAVLLDAALTNKNFGWPIVAEYMFNPSIIKGLFLSLGLMVLVMVIGSVLGLILAVMRLSSNRILSSASALYVWFFRGTPLLIQVIFWFNIAALFPTIGLEIPFGPLLFGMDANKLITPFTAALLALSLNEAALMAEVIRGGLLGVNRGQSEAARALGMKPAQVYRIIIPQAVRMIIPPTGNNLVGAFKNTSLVSIIGLSDLLHSAQIIYALNYQTIPLLIVVGLWYLFVTSVLGYIQHLLEAHYSKGFVPRKVRQGAPAAAQEQEVAA, from the coding sequence ATGACCACGAGTGAACTGCGCGCCTTCCCCTCGCCGGGAGGGGGAAAGCTGATCCGCAAGCTGCCGGGGCCGTGGAGCTATGTCGCGGCGGTCGTGGTGCTGTTCTTCGCCGCCGTCCTGCTCGACGCGGCGCTGACGAACAAGAACTTCGGATGGCCGATCGTCGCCGAGTACATGTTCAACCCCTCGATCATCAAGGGGCTGTTCCTCTCGCTCGGGCTGATGGTGCTCGTCATGGTCATCGGCTCCGTGCTCGGTCTGATCCTGGCGGTGATGCGGCTCTCCAGCAATCGGATCCTGTCTTCCGCCTCCGCGCTCTACGTGTGGTTCTTCCGAGGCACTCCGCTGCTGATCCAGGTGATCTTCTGGTTCAACATCGCGGCGCTGTTCCCGACGATCGGACTGGAGATCCCCTTCGGTCCGCTCCTGTTCGGCATGGATGCGAACAAGCTGATCACCCCGTTCACCGCCGCGCTGCTCGCGCTCTCGCTGAATGAGGCTGCGCTGATGGCGGAAGTCATCCGAGGCGGTCTTCTGGGAGTCAACCGAGGGCAGAGCGAAGCCGCGCGCGCCCTCGGGATGAAGCCGGCCCAGGTGTACCGGATCATCATCCCCCAGGCGGTGCGCATGATCATCCCGCCCACCGGCAACAACCTCGTCGGTGCGTTCAAGAACACCTCACTCGTGAGCATCATCGGTTTGTCCGACCTGCTGCACAGCGCGCAGATCATCTACGCGTTGAACTATCAGACGATCCCGCTCCTGATCGTCGTTGGACTCTGGTATCTGTTCGTCACGTCGGTGCTCGGATACATCCAGCATCTGCTCGAGGCGCATTATTCGAAGGGTTTCGTTCCACGCAAGGTGCGGCAGGGCGCGCCCGCCGCGGCGCAGGAGCAGGAGGTGGCGGCATGA
- a CDS encoding cation diffusion facilitator family transporter, producing the protein MGAGHNHGPVVDEAVGLPGDYRRKLWIAFGITALIVIAQAVGSFVTGSLALLTDTAHAITDASGLLVALIAATLMLRPADSRRTWGFRRIEVIAALGQATLLLVVGCYAAIEGVRRLFEPPEVPAVELLVFGIIGLAANITAILVLASSRGANFNMRAAFLEVVNDALGSLGVIIAAIVIATTGFYQADALAGLFIAALILPRAVKLMRETAGVLMEFTPKGLDLDKVREHIAEIDHVKEVHDVHASTVATGLPILTAHIVVEDGCFTDGHAAEVLHDVKECVAEHFDVSVHHSTFQIETEHISEHEGASIKHA; encoded by the coding sequence ATGGGTGCAGGACACAACCACGGTCCCGTAGTGGACGAAGCCGTCGGACTCCCCGGCGACTATCGGAGGAAGCTGTGGATCGCTTTCGGCATCACGGCGCTCATCGTCATCGCGCAAGCAGTGGGCTCGTTCGTCACGGGTAGCCTGGCGTTGCTCACCGACACCGCGCACGCGATCACGGATGCCTCCGGGCTGCTCGTCGCGCTGATCGCGGCGACGCTGATGCTCCGGCCCGCCGACTCGCGGCGGACGTGGGGCTTTCGCCGGATCGAAGTGATCGCGGCCCTCGGGCAGGCGACGCTGTTGCTCGTCGTCGGATGCTATGCCGCGATCGAGGGGGTGCGGCGCCTGTTCGAGCCGCCCGAGGTCCCCGCCGTCGAACTTCTCGTCTTCGGCATCATCGGCCTGGCGGCGAACATCACGGCGATACTCGTCCTGGCGTCGAGTCGAGGGGCGAACTTCAATATGCGCGCCGCGTTCCTCGAGGTGGTCAATGACGCGCTGGGGTCGTTGGGGGTGATCATCGCAGCGATCGTCATCGCCACGACGGGCTTCTATCAGGCCGACGCCTTGGCGGGGCTGTTCATCGCTGCGCTGATTCTTCCCCGGGCGGTCAAGCTCATGCGCGAGACAGCAGGCGTCCTGATGGAGTTCACTCCGAAGGGGCTCGATCTCGACAAGGTGCGCGAGCACATCGCCGAGATCGATCACGTCAAGGAGGTTCACGACGTGCACGCCTCGACCGTGGCGACCGGTCTGCCGATCCTGACCGCTCACATCGTCGTCGAAGACGGCTGCTTCACAGACGGCCACGCGGCAGAGGTCCTCCACGATGTGAAGGAATGCGTTGCCGAGCACTTCGACGTGTCCGTGCATCACTCGACGTTCCAGATCGAGACGGAGCACATCAGCGAACACGAGGGGGCCTCGATCAAACACGCCTGA
- a CDS encoding NAD(P)/FAD-dependent oxidoreductase gives MPSCCRPHQVSASTVTATRSRSTASRSDENHIDLNLTLEDEVRERNTEMVKQKIAVIGAGVIGLSIARSLALAGVEVTIFERERIGAGTSTKTFAWVNSNGKNPESYHALNLDGLHRHIRLQAAGPSEGQWFRQTGTYEWAVKEQAKERLETRVSGLKDRDYAVTQVSADEITARIPELLIDPRSGNIWYFPEEGYVEMAPFLARLWDEARRNGVQLRTPVEVVDVEEGADAVSLRLNDGSTWSGDQVVFAAGRWSSSLLGMLGQTFAMIDADAPNKIACGFLGYTNPQLVQLASNIITPDMNIRPDGGGRLLLQTPDLDHRADPAYQADTTGLIAQEMLRRLSRVFRNVEGAQVEKLKIGQRARPADGKPAIGFVDGFERCYVAAMHSGVTLSLTVGALVSEELVKGRRDDLLTDFAPTRLLNKSVEDFPVFSTIHFPAAQ, from the coding sequence GTGCCTTCGTGCTGCCGACCTCACCAGGTTTCGGCGTCGACTGTCACCGCGACGCGATCTCGGAGTACCGCGTCGCGGTCTGATGAGAATCACATCGATCTCAATCTCACACTCGAGGATGAAGTACGTGAAAGGAACACAGAAATGGTGAAGCAGAAGATCGCGGTCATCGGCGCGGGCGTCATCGGCTTGTCGATCGCCAGATCGCTTGCCCTTGCAGGCGTCGAGGTGACGATCTTCGAACGTGAACGCATCGGTGCGGGCACGAGCACGAAGACCTTCGCGTGGGTGAACTCCAATGGGAAGAATCCCGAGAGCTACCATGCGCTGAATCTCGATGGCCTCCATCGCCATATCCGACTGCAGGCGGCCGGGCCGTCCGAGGGGCAGTGGTTCCGCCAGACCGGCACGTACGAGTGGGCTGTGAAGGAACAGGCGAAGGAGCGTCTCGAGACGCGGGTCTCCGGTCTGAAGGACCGTGACTACGCCGTCACCCAGGTCTCCGCGGACGAGATCACCGCACGCATTCCCGAGCTGCTCATCGATCCGCGTTCCGGAAACATCTGGTACTTCCCCGAAGAGGGGTACGTCGAGATGGCGCCGTTCCTCGCGCGACTGTGGGATGAGGCCCGGCGCAACGGCGTCCAGCTGCGCACGCCCGTCGAAGTGGTCGATGTCGAAGAGGGAGCGGATGCCGTCAGCCTGCGCCTGAACGACGGTTCGACGTGGAGCGGAGACCAGGTCGTCTTCGCCGCCGGCCGCTGGTCGTCCTCCTTGCTGGGGATGCTGGGCCAGACGTTCGCCATGATCGATGCCGATGCGCCCAACAAGATCGCCTGCGGCTTCCTCGGCTACACGAATCCTCAGCTCGTGCAGCTGGCGTCGAACATCATCACACCGGACATGAATATCCGACCGGACGGCGGGGGGAGGCTTCTTCTCCAGACACCCGACCTCGACCATCGGGCAGACCCGGCATACCAGGCCGACACGACCGGGCTCATCGCGCAGGAGATGCTTCGCCGTCTCTCGCGTGTCTTCCGGAACGTCGAAGGTGCGCAGGTCGAGAAGCTGAAGATCGGTCAGCGCGCGCGTCCCGCCGACGGAAAGCCTGCCATCGGGTTCGTCGACGGATTCGAACGATGCTACGTGGCGGCGATGCACTCCGGAGTCACGCTGTCTCTCACGGTCGGCGCCCTTGTCAGCGAGGAGCTGGTGAAGGGGCGACGTGATGACCTGCTGACCGACTTCGCTCCCACCCGCCTGTTGAACAAGAGCGTCGAGGACTTCCCCGTGTTCTCGACGATCCACTTCCCGGCGGCGCAGTAG
- a CDS encoding enolase C-terminal domain-like protein, giving the protein MRITGIDAYGVRSPDIQKSRNVLRDEAVIVEVSTDAGISGWAEINGHIPALVALVEFEGPHPRDRGPRAALVGRPLGELHALIQELRASAIITGRAGLGRVAIGGIETALVDLYGRLTGRPAWQIMSGAETPPVARAVRPYITIYNRGSYADVLRRGIDDIERAQEYGYRSFKIEATDYNTDEREAIDLVRSIREHFGTGIELSVDNVYRWTSVRSAVEAARAYLALGAVFLEDPFLPERWDWLRELRDAVPLRLAAGGAMVTTTQFIAQMELGGADIVQPGPHLSGVIGAREVVLEAESRGRSVTTFGVSATSLTAAAQVHLAVCHQNIVMVEYAPYALFGNLRLRADIAGPEPELENGAFVLPTSPGFGVDCHRDAISEYRVAV; this is encoded by the coding sequence GTGCGCATCACGGGAATCGATGCGTACGGCGTCCGCTCTCCCGATATCCAGAAGTCGCGCAACGTTCTCCGTGACGAGGCGGTGATCGTCGAAGTCTCGACGGATGCCGGCATCTCCGGGTGGGCGGAGATCAACGGGCACATCCCCGCGCTGGTCGCGCTCGTCGAGTTCGAAGGCCCGCATCCGCGGGACAGGGGTCCACGTGCGGCGCTCGTCGGACGCCCGCTCGGCGAACTGCATGCGCTCATCCAGGAGCTCCGCGCCAGTGCCATCATCACCGGCAGAGCGGGCCTGGGCCGGGTCGCGATCGGCGGCATCGAGACGGCCCTCGTCGATCTGTACGGCAGGCTCACCGGGCGCCCCGCCTGGCAGATCATGTCGGGGGCGGAGACGCCGCCCGTGGCAAGAGCCGTGCGCCCCTACATCACGATCTACAACCGCGGATCGTATGCCGATGTGCTCCGTCGCGGCATCGATGACATCGAGCGCGCACAGGAGTACGGGTATCGCAGCTTCAAGATCGAAGCGACCGACTACAACACCGACGAGCGCGAAGCCATCGATCTCGTCCGCAGCATCCGGGAGCATTTCGGCACCGGGATCGAGCTGTCCGTGGACAACGTGTATCGGTGGACCAGCGTGCGCTCCGCCGTTGAGGCGGCTCGCGCATACCTCGCGCTCGGGGCCGTCTTCCTCGAAGACCCGTTCCTGCCCGAACGCTGGGACTGGTTGCGAGAACTGCGTGATGCCGTTCCCCTCCGCCTTGCCGCCGGCGGCGCCATGGTCACCACGACGCAGTTCATCGCCCAGATGGAACTCGGCGGAGCCGATATCGTTCAGCCGGGCCCGCATCTCTCCGGCGTCATCGGCGCGCGCGAAGTGGTGCTCGAGGCCGAGTCACGCGGACGCAGCGTGACGACCTTCGGTGTGTCGGCCACGTCACTGACCGCGGCGGCACAGGTGCATCTGGCCGTCTGCCATCAGAACATCGTGATGGTCGAATACGCGCCGTACGCGCTCTTCGGCAACCTGCGCCTGCGCGCCGACATCGCCGGACCGGAACCGGAGCTTGAGAACGGTGCCTTCGTGCTGCCGACCTCACCAGGTTTCGGCGTCGACTGTCACCGCGACGCGATCTCGGAGTACCGCGTCGCGGTCTGA
- a CDS encoding transporter substrate-binding domain-containing protein: MKISSVNKASAALALVLVLGLSACSSETGSPGASDTDSPDDSGTALDIEEVNTFDEVKADPDVEALIPDSYKSSDFTMALSAGAPPQTFVSADGHTSLGSNADIARLLIRVMGIDAELVSVPFDGIIPGLVSGKYTVAMASMTPNADRLQQMDMIPFTSGGSAIAVPSGNPKDLSLDGLCGASVAVAAGTIQATVELPALNDACAGKEPINIVTVPDTNQAILALSNGRADAFMGDGVPLAYAKRTGDVNFELLPDVITREGGYGNILAMGVPKDSDLTPALVSAMKIVAAMPEYTEIFERWGMDGYQLEEAQIEQLH; this comes from the coding sequence ATGAAGATCAGTTCAGTAAACAAGGCCTCGGCCGCACTAGCGCTGGTGCTCGTGTTGGGTCTGTCTGCCTGCTCGAGCGAGACCGGTTCGCCCGGCGCGAGCGACACCGACTCACCGGATGATTCCGGAACGGCTCTGGACATCGAGGAGGTGAACACCTTCGACGAGGTCAAAGCCGATCCCGATGTCGAAGCGCTGATCCCCGACTCCTACAAGTCGTCCGACTTCACCATGGCGTTGTCGGCGGGCGCACCGCCCCAGACCTTCGTGTCCGCCGATGGGCACACCAGTCTCGGATCCAACGCCGATATCGCTCGTCTGCTCATTCGCGTCATGGGCATCGACGCTGAGCTCGTCTCGGTGCCTTTCGATGGAATCATCCCGGGCCTCGTCTCTGGCAAGTACACCGTCGCGATGGCGTCGATGACACCGAACGCAGACCGGTTGCAGCAGATGGACATGATTCCGTTCACGTCGGGCGGTTCTGCCATCGCCGTGCCATCGGGGAACCCGAAAGACTTGAGCTTGGACGGTCTGTGCGGAGCCTCCGTCGCGGTGGCCGCGGGCACGATTCAGGCGACTGTCGAGCTTCCCGCTCTGAACGACGCTTGCGCAGGCAAAGAGCCGATCAACATCGTCACCGTGCCGGATACGAACCAGGCGATCCTCGCGCTGAGCAACGGCCGCGCCGACGCCTTCATGGGAGATGGGGTCCCGCTTGCGTACGCCAAGCGCACGGGCGACGTGAACTTCGAACTGCTCCCCGACGTGATCACGCGGGAAGGCGGCTACGGCAACATCTTGGCGATGGGAGTGCCGAAGGACTCCGATCTCACACCCGCTCTGGTCAGCGCGATGAAGATCGTTGCCGCCATGCCCGAGTACACCGAGATCTTCGAGAGGTGGGGCATGGACGGGTACCAACTGGAGGAAGCGCAGATCGAACAGCTTCACTAG
- a CDS encoding DUF3024 domain-containing protein → MTRLRCQRSRARSARSSVNDVLKPDTSVSAKCPESRHSLRASRGSGVECEIADGHVTIFEARPPWDGGGDWIRTPIVRLRYVGTTGQWSIYWADRHSRFHEYTRKRPTKRVQTLLDYIGSGADPIFWG, encoded by the coding sequence ATGACCCGACTCAGGTGTCAACGATCACGAGCACGATCCGCGCGATCATCTGTCAACGATGTCCTGAAACCAGACACCTCCGTCTCCGCCAAATGTCCTGAGTCGCGACATAGTTTACGAGCTAGTCGAGGCTCAGGGGTCGAGTGCGAGATCGCCGACGGGCACGTCACGATCTTCGAGGCGCGTCCACCTTGGGATGGCGGAGGCGACTGGATCCGCACCCCGATCGTGCGGCTTCGCTACGTCGGAACGACAGGGCAGTGGAGCATCTACTGGGCAGATCGTCACTCCCGGTTCCACGAGTACACACGCAAGAGGCCGACGAAGCGGGTGCAGACGCTGCTCGACTACATCGGCAGCGGAGCAGATCCGATCTTCTGGGGGTGA